A genome region from Littorina saxatilis isolate snail1 linkage group LG16, US_GU_Lsax_2.0, whole genome shotgun sequence includes the following:
- the LOC138951445 gene encoding uncharacterized protein, producing MVEVLVAIEISLLLMSTASPESEPQRPVVPDTFDVHVDCKIANANRSTEVHEYYDYANNRDVMHQIEYGSPYYLYYDYAQNEALTVFPKEKRCFVEQLSGDVNRFLFGYKTANGRGHVFSPSAALHVGFSGATTTYLGSGWARGIRVHTWYSCQYVPEFDASVNVYWSFTGLCFSE from the exons ATGGTGGAGGTACTCGTAGCGATTGAAATCTCGCTGCTGCTTATGTCCACAGCATCACCAGAAAGCGAGCCACAGCGTCCAGTTGTACCCGACACTTTTGATGTGCACGTGGACTGCAAAATAGCCAATGCAAATCGCTCTACGGAGGTGCACGAGTACTACGACTACGCGAACAACAGGGACGTCATGCACCAGATTGAGTACGGGTCGCCCTACTATCTCTACTATGACTATGCTCAGAACGAGGCGCTCACGGTTTTTCCCAAGGAGA AAAGGTGCTTCGTTGAGCAGCTGTCGGGGGATGTAAACCGCTTCCTGTTTGGCTACAAGACAGCCAATGGGCGAGGACATGTCTTCTCTCCATCCGCAGCGCTACACGTTGGCTTTAGCGGCGCCACCACCACCTACCTGGGCTCCGGCTGGGCGCGGGGAATACGGGTACACACCTGGTACTCCTGTCAGTATGTACCCGAGTTTGACGCCTCCGTCAACGTGTACTGGTCTTTCACGG GGTTGTGTTTCAGCGAATGA
- the LOC138951446 gene encoding uncharacterized protein, producing the protein MEKKTKCFRLAYVVVAAILLHMTGAAYDRTVCDMDAFKQQAANNPGATKPRLASQYSLRVEANLKEANRTVDAHEFYDSVHNRGAVHQWDTGVETQVIYDVTAGQLITVTFPDRAAHHGHLT; encoded by the exons atggagaagaaaacaaaatgtttcagGTTGGCGTATGTTGTGGTGGCGGCCATTTTGCTTCACATGACAGGAGCAGCCTATGATCGAACAGTGTGCGACATGGACGCTTTTAAACAGCAAGCTGCAAATAATCCTG GCGCCACCAAGCCCAGGCTAGCCAGCCAGTACAGCCTGCGAGTGGAAGCCAACCTGAAGGAAGCCAACCGCACGGTGGATGCTCACGAGTTCTATGACTCTGTCCACAACAGGGGCGCCGTCCATCAGTGGGACACAGGCGTTGAGACCCAGGTCATCTATGACGTCACTGCCGGTCAGCTCATCACGGTCACCTTCCCTGACAGAgccg CTCATCACGGTCACCTTACCTGA
- the LOC138951447 gene encoding uncharacterized protein F54H12.2-like codes for MALAHPQSCESVHTGLDLFSVPPTQTALQEGMFVEYHPLATLAPGAPIEFAISGATAEYLDLSNTYLHVRAKITKADGTNLEADSHVAPVNYWLHSLFSQVDISLNDTLVTNSENTYPYRAYIEATLNYGREAKKSHLTSAMYYRDSANHLDETEGDANWGLKVRREQTMRSREADMMGRLHADIMHQERYMMNGVDVKIRLIPSKNIFHLMSPDPFQGFRSVITHASLFVRKVKLNPAVSLAHAKALEKGTAKYPLKRVVVKTFSIPTGNLSAVQDNLFLSQTPNRLVIGLVDSAAFNGQASRNPYHFKTQGLSFLSLYLDGKQIPGKPLTPNFEQHQYVRSFFSLMTSTGVANKDAGSYMELRDFELGYAIYSFDLSPSLLDGDQFELVKSGALRLELKFNQALPAPVMVIVYGEMDSMIEIDRSRQVLTDFAL; via the coding sequence ATGGCGCTTGCCCACCCTCAGTCATGTGAAAGTGTACATACTGGACTGGATTTGTTTTCTGTACCCCCAACACAGACAGCTTTGCAGGAGGGAATGTTTGTAGAGTATCATCCGCTAGCTACGCTGGCCCCAGGAGCCCCTATTGAGTTTGCCATCAGTGGTGCCACAGCCGAGTACCTGGATCTAAGCAACACGTATCTCCATGTGCGAGCTAaaatcaccaaagcagacggaaCAAACTTGGAGGCTGACTCCCATGTGGCTCCTGTCAACTACTGGTTGCACAGCCTGTTCTCCCAGGTGGATATCAGTCTCAATGATACTTTGGTGACCAATTCAGAGAACACCTACCCCTACCGTGCCTACATTGAAGCCACCCTCAACTATGGACGAGAAGCCAAGAAAAGTCACCTCACCAGTGCCATGTATTACCGAGATAGCGCCAACCATCTGGATGAAACAGAGGGGGATGCCAACTGGGGTTTGAAGGTACGGCGTGAGCAAACCATGCGGAGCAGAGAGGCAGACATGATGGGGCGACTTCATGCTGACATCATGCACCAGGAACGCTACATGATGAACGGCGTGGACGTGAAGATCAGACTCATTCCTTCCAAGAACATCTTCCACCTGATGTCTCCTGACCCCTTTCAGGGTTTCCGCAGTGTCATCACACATGCCTCCCTGTTTGTTCGCAAAGTCAAGTTGAACCCTGCTGTGAGCCTCGCTCACGCCAAAGCGCTGGAAAAAGGCACGGCCAAGTATCCTTTGAAAAGGGTCGTGGTAAAGACTTTCTCCATTCCCACAGGCAACCTCAGTGCTGTGCAGGACAACTTGTTTCTGAGTCAGACACCCAACCGCCTGGTGATTGGCTTGGTGGACAGCGCTGCTTTCAACGGACAAGCCTCACGCAATCCCTACCACTTCAAGACACAAGGATTGTCCTTTCTCAGTCTGTACCTGGACGGGAAACAGATCCCCGGCAAACCCCTGACACCGAACTTTGAACAACACCAGTATGTGAGGTCATTCTTCAGTCTCATGACGTCTACGGGTGTCGCCAACAAAGATGCGGGATCTTACATGGAGCTGCGTGATTTTGAGCTGGGGTATGCTATCTACAGTTTTGACCTGAGTCCCAGTCTTCTGGATGGAGATCAGTTTGAACTGGTGAAAAGCGGTGCCCTGCGTCTGGAGCTGAAGTTCAACCAAGCCCTTCCAGCGCCTGTGATGGTGattgtgtatggtgaaatgGACAGCATGATCGAGATTGATCGCTCTCGCCAGGTCCTGACTGATTTTGCACTATGA